The Nicotiana tomentosiformis chromosome 2, ASM39032v3, whole genome shotgun sequence genome includes the window ggattcggattcggatttggattcggtcaaatgatcgattgattgattaattttttggaccaaatttatttgttaatagtaaatattaacgtaagattatccgcatttgtaacagatatgttccaatccgtgtattgaccaccagctgtaATAGCaggcctaatgctcttcccaccatggccaagtgctttcTCCACAAACAAGCttgtgcatgctccaccatggagggtggagggtcgtttatcttcaaagctgactgctataaatatgtgcagcagctgttgaagaaagacacacaacacaaaaactgaaaacgaaaacgctcaactttggctatacattgcactccttcctttcagcatttccatacgattttctgagtttctactcctttgttctgtattattttaacttcaaacaaagtaactgtaagtgtgatttgctacgaactttgtgttcgctgaaacactggggtttgaagtaccgctacaccagtgtgtgattcgttctatcctgggaggaaataatccataaccttgggtactaggaggggattaaatttcttaagaaaacactgtgaattcaatgggctcgaattaattactgtttcattacgataacttatatttttcagaattattatttacaaatacagcaatattgacgagACTAACAAGAGCAAGCCGATCAACCTCAGTTTTTGAATGTgttgtggggtgggggtgataATTCTGTTAACTAAATGTCGCGAACTTGATAAATTAGCGTTTGATTCAATTTCCTATTTAATTCATACGGTTTTGGTCGAGGATGAGAGGTTAAATATTGGTTTCTTCTATCGGTTTAGCTTGGATGCTGCAAGTTCTTACAAGAGTAGAACTTTTAATAAGGCTATACTGAAGTAGAGAAAATGGAACAGAGACAAGTGAGaagccaaaagaaaagaaaggatacAACCATTTGCAGTTCTTTTCAGCATGAATTTGTAACATTAATaattttatggaaaaattagaatttttttgtaaaatattGGAATGAAACTGAAATTCTTTAAGCACATTACAAAACAAATACACTGACTGTGATTTTGTTAAATAGTTTTATGAAAATTAAGCCAATAGGATAGAGGAAGAATAAGTTCTAACCCAAAGAAAAAAGGCCTCATTGTTTTAGAGGAAGGCTTTGCTTTATTGCAAGTCATGTAGCCATTCCTTTTGTCCCTTGTTGATGTTCACTCTTTGCTTGACACAGTGGAATCTCATTCCTGGTTCATTTAATGAGGACATTTAAATGAATAATCTTTTCCTTCCTAGTCGTGGTCGATATTTTATTTAAACCAACTGGTGATGGATAATATTTGCTTATTGCCACTTCTTCAAAATTAGTGATGTAGATCAAATTATGATTCCTTGGGTCAGATATGCAACCAGTTACAAGTTACAAACCTTGATGACCAAAGAGATGTAGCTGGTATGATAGCACTGTACACAGAGAGAAAATGTATATCCCCATTTTCCTGAGCACATGTGTCTTCTCATGTTTTCTTGTCAAACTTTGAACCTAAGCAGATAACAAGATTTCGAAAAAATAAAATCAGCTAGATAGTGGCACTCCATTTGAGCGAACTAGCATTTAATGGGCCCTTTAGGTTCaaactaaattttattttttaataaatcaTTTCTGTTTCCCCCAATTTTATGTACTGTAAGGGTCTCCCTGCTAAATATAATTTTGTGATTGTCAAAGTCCACATTTTCTGTTGACTAGTTAATACTATTGAGAGTATTGTGTATTGTAACTGTATCTGTATTTATGTAGTTGAGAATATTTTGTAATTAGTAGTTGAGGGTATTTTTGTAATTAGCCAAAACATAGTGTGCGTATATGTACAGTACAATACAGATATACTTTTCACTTTTCTCTTTATGAAAGAATCGGTTTTCTCTCTCCAGAAGTTTCCACCAtcttctctttttctctctcGTTCGTTCTCTGCGAGCTCCGACTGCCACATCAATGGTGGTTTCTGCTCGCGTCTGAGTCTTTGATTtccacatggtatcagagctggCTCATCTCTTTCATCACTAATCTTTGTTTGTTTTGAAGTTGTAAGTCAAATTGGGAAACCCTAATTTTCACCCACAGTTTTTCAAATTTGTCGATTAATTCATCTTGTATCATGGCGGTAGATGACGATACTTCGGATTCAACTAATACAAACAAAGATACATTAGATTCGACCAATCCCTTGTACATGCATCCTTCAGAGAGTGCCGGATCGACATTAGTGCCGGTGGTATTTGACGGAACTGGTTATAGATCCTGGAGAAGAGGCGTCCTCAGAGGTCTCTCAGTGAAGAATAAGGTCGGTTTCATCACCGGAAAATATAAGAAGCCAGATTCCGGCCATCCGACATTTGAGCAGTGGGAGAGATGCGACGATATGGTCACATCGTGGATTCTCAACTCACTTTCCAAGGATTTGGCAGATAGCTTATAGTATGTGGTCGATGCCAAGGAATTGTGGCAGGAACTGGAGGATAGGTACGATCAGACGAATGGAGCGAAATTGTACCAGCTTGAAAGGGAAATTAACGACCTAAGTCAGGGAACCCTAGACATTACAGGATATTATACAAAAATGAAGAAGCTTTGGGAAGAGTTAAACCCATTGAATGCACATGCACAATGTAAGTGCCAGTGTACTTGTGGTGCCAAGGCAAATATGCATAAGGCTGAACAAGACAGAAGGCTAATTAGGTTTCTAATGGGTTTAAACGAGGTCTACACAGTTGTGAGAGGAAGCATTTTGATGATGAATCCGTTGTCCAGTATTGCACAAGCCTTTTCTATCCTGATCCAGGAAGAAAAACAAAGGGAAGTTAGGCCAAGTAACCATCTGATGATGGAGTCTGCTTCAATGAATGTCAGTGGTCTTGCAAATCCAGTTTTTAGGACAAATTATGCTCAACAGAGGAACACTATAGGAAACAGCTCATATAGAGGCAGTTATCCATCCAACAGGTCACGCTTGTTTTGTGACTACTGCAAGAAACAAGGGCACACTAAAGATAAATGCTACAAACTACACGGATTTCCCCAGAACTTCAAATTCACTAAAGGAAAAAGTGTGGCATCCGCTGCAAGTGTGCATAGAGGACTTGAAGGGATAGTTCCTGGAGGATGCAGTGAAGTTGGTGCTAGAAATCAAAGCATGGGAATTCAAAACCTGACAAAGGAGCAATATAATCAGTTACTACATCTGTTAGAGAACTTCCATGGTGGAAGTGCAATTGAAGTCTCAAATAACATCACTAGTAGGGCAGCAAACTTTGCAGGTATATTGGCTTGCTCTAATCATAAAGAAATCATTGGTAATCTTTCATGTAAATGCTTCAAATCATCTGCTGAATATTGGATTTTAGACTCCGGAGCTTCTAATCATATATCCTATAACAAAGCCCTATTAACCAACATTAGAATTCTACCTTATCCTTTCCTAGTAACCTTACCAAATGGATACAAAGTTAGAGTGACAGAAATTGGTGATGCAGTCCTTAGCCCTAAGCTGACCTTACACAAAGTGTTGTTTGTCCCCAGTTTTAAGTTTAATTTGATCTCAGTTCATTGTTTAACATCATACCTTAAGACAATTGTCCAATTTTCTGATACTTCATGCATTTTACAGGCCCCTTCAATGAAGAGGCCTCTGGAGATTGGTAGAGTAAGGAATGGTCTGTACTTCCTCTGCTCAAAATGTCAGTTCCTTAGTTCAGCTACTGTCCCCACTTTTCTCATTTCAAATTCATGTTCTGCTTCTACTGGCAATCCGAACAATGCACAACCACATAAATCACTCACTGTAAATAATGACAACTTGGAAACTTGTCCTGCTAATTGTCTTTCATCATCATCTGTAAATGTTCCACTCTCAAGCAATAAGAAAGGTTCTTGTACATCTTCTTGTCCTACTAATGTGTGTGGATCCTTTTCTAATTCTTCATCTTATGGAAATTGTGTTGACTATTTATGGCACAACAGATTGGGCCATGTGCCTTTTGTGAAAATGAGGGGAATATCATCTATACCTGTAAACTTTGCACCCAAACAACCATTCTTATGTTCAATTTTCCCTATGGCCAGACAAACAAGATTACCATTTCCACAGAAAAATACATCATCTACCAATGTTTTTGAACTATTACACATAGACCTCTGGGGGCCATACCACACAGTCACACATGACAATTACAAATATTTTCTTACCATAGTTGATGACTTTAGTAGGTCAACCTGGACATATCTTATGAGTTGTAAAAGTAATACACTTCAAGTTCTAAGAATCTTTGTGTTTATGATAGAGAACCAGTTTAATTCTTCCATTAAGTCCATGAGGTCTGACAATGGACTGGAGTTTGTCAACAATGAAACTTCATCATTTTTTCATTCCAAGGGAATTATACACCAGAAAACCTGTCCAtacacacctcaacaaaatggcgTGGTGGAAAGAAAACATAGATATTTGTTGGAAACTGCAAGAGCCTTATTGTATCAGTCCAAGTTACCTATCAAATATTGGGGAGAATGCATTCTCACAGCCACATACTTGATTAATAGACCACCCTCTACAATCCTGAATAACAAATCACCTTTTGAAATACTTTACAAAAACAAACCCAATTATTCGCACCTTAAAAGCTTTGGATGCCTATGTTATCCTACCACTCTTAAAACTCATAAAGACAAATTTGAACCCAGAACTGAGCCTCATATTTTTGTAGGTTACCCCTTTGGCACAAAAGGTTATAAGGTACTGAACTTAGCCACTAAAAGAATACACATTTTCAGAGATGTACAATTCCATGAACATGTTTTCCCTTTTGTAGTGTCTTCTGATCACACTTCTCTTCCTTGTGTTTTGCCATCTTTTCATTCTGATCTTGCATGTGAAGGTCATAGAAATGCTGCCTTGAGTAATAGTCAGTCACCAACTGGGACTTCACCAAGTTCTGTCACCAACATTTCTTTACCAGGCGATCAAGATATTTCCCCACTAGTTGATCAAAGCAACCATTCACCTGTTGATGCAGGTGTTTCTGAAAATTCACCTATCCTTTCAAATACCTCAGACCAACATACCACCAACACTTACTCATTCCCAAGTCCTACAAGACCATCCAGAACAGTAAAAACACCAAACTACCTAAGTGAATATGTGTATTCCCTTCCAAATCTAAAGAACAATTCATCACACACTGTCTTGCTCAATTTTCCCCTTTCAGACCATCAACATATTTGTTTTACTGCTTTAAACAAGGATAGTCAGCATATGATGAGAAACATTACTCATGAATCTGAGTCATGTTCTTATGAGGAAGCAGCCTTAAACCCTGCATGGCAAGCAGCCATGACACAAAAATTTGAGGCTTTGCATGCTAACCATACATGGGATTTAATGACATTGCCTGCAGGTAAGAAAGCCATAGGATGCAGATGGGTGTATAAAATCAAACACAAAGCAAATGGGACTGTTGAGAGATTTAAAGCAAGACTTGTGGTGAAAGGATACACACAACAAGCAGGGATAGACTATACTAAAATATTCTCTCCAGTTGTCAAGATGACAACTGTTAGGACCCTTATCAGCATAGCAGTTAAAAGGGGCTGGAACCTTTTCCAACTAGATATGAACAACGCATTCTTACATGGAGATCTACATGAAGAGGTGTATATGGAGGTACCACAGGGACTGCAGACTGAGGTTCCTAGTCTAGTTTACAAGTTAAACAAGTCCTTGTATGGACTGAAACAAGCAAGCAGACAATGGTATGCTAAGCTGACTGAGGCATTGTGCACCAGGAGTTTTAAACATTCAGAAAATGACCACTCACTGTTCTGTAAAAAGGATGGCTTTTCAATAGTATTTGTGGCTGTCTATGTTGATGATGTGATTCTTACAGGTACAGATGTAGAAGAAATTAAGGCACGAAAGGTTTTCCTCCATGATCAGTTCAAAATCAAGGATTTAGGAAAGTTGCACTATTTCCTGGGACTGGAAGTGTTCTACAAGGATGATGGAGTTCTCATTTCACAGAGGAAGTTCACTGCAGATCTGTTGAGAGAATATGACAATCAGTATACTACAGTCTCTTCTCCTCTTGACTGTACTGTCAAGTTGAAGGCAGAAGAGGGAACCCTGCTGGCAGATCCCACTCACTATAGAAAGTTAGTTGGGAAACTTAACTTCCTCACCAATACAAGGTTAGACATTGCCTATAGTGTTCAGCACTTAAGTCAATTCATGAAAACACCCAGAGAACCTCATCTTAAAGCTGCCCTTCATGTCTTAAGGTATCTTAAGAATGATCCAACCTTGggcattttcttttccaacaACCCAGATTGCACTATGAAGGCTTTCTGTGACTCAGACTGGGCTGCATGCCCTGATTCTCGACGATCAGTGAGTGGATACATTGTCTTGTTAGGTGATAGTCCTATCAGCTGGAAATCCAAGAAGTAGGAAACAGTCTCCCTCTCCTCTGCAGAAGCAGAATACAGATCAGTAAGAAAAGTAGTTGGAGAACTAATCTGGCTTAAAAGATTGCTAGAAGAACTGACAGTTCCTTGCTTACATTCTATCTCAATTTTTTGTGATAGCCAAGATGCAATACACATGGCAAGAAACCTAGTGTTTTATGAGCGTACCAAGCACATAGAGGTGGATTGTCATTTTGTACGAGCCAAGTTACATGATGGCCTCATCACTTTGCATCACATTCCCATAGATGCTCAGCTAGCAGACATATTTACGAAGGCCTTAACAGGGATCAAACATACTTCTATTCTTGGCAAGTTGGCAGTGAGTTCCTCACCTCCAACTTGAGAGGGGGTATTGAGAGTATTGTGTATTGTAGATGTATCTGTATTTATGTAGTTGAGGATATTTTGTAATTAGTAGTTGAGGGTATTTTTATAATTAGCCAAAATATAGTATGCGTATATGTACAGTACA containing:
- the LOC104089547 gene encoding uncharacterized protein, whose product is MAVDDDTSDSTNTNKDTLDSTNPLYMHPSESAGSTLVPVVFDGTGYRSWRRGVLRGLSVKNKVGFITGKYKKPDSGHPTFEQWERCDDMVTSWILNSLSKDLADSL